In Streptomyces sp. NBC_01231, the sequence CTCGACCCGCAGCCCGGCACCGACTACGACGACGCCGTCCGCGCCGCCCACGAACTGCGCGCCGTCCTCGACGAGTTCGGGGGACTGCGCGGCTGGCCCAAGACCTCCGGAGGCCGGGGCCTGCACGTCTTCGTCCCCATCGAGCCGCGCTGGACCTTCACCCAGGTGCGGCGCGCCGCGATCGCGGTCGGGCGGGAGATGGAACGCCGGATGCCGGACCACGTGACCATCAAGTGGTGGAAGGAGGAGCGGGGCGCCCGCATCTTCGTCGACTACAACCAGACGGCCCGGGACCGCACCATCGCCTCCGCGTACTCGGTACGGCCGCGCCCGCACGCGCCGGTGTCGGCGCCCCTGCGCTGGGAGGAGGTCGGCACCGCCCATCCCCGGGACTTCGACATCGCGACCATGCCCGCGCGGTTCGCCGAACTCGGCGACGTGCACGCGGACATGGACGACCACCGCTTCTCCCTGGACGCCCTGCTCGACCTCGCCCGCCGCGACGAGCACGACCACGGGCTGGGCGACCTGCCGTACCCGCCCGAGTATCCGAAGATGCCGGGGGAGCCCCTACGGGTCCAGCCGAGCAGGGCGAAGAAGGGGGCACCCCTGGCGGCGGACCCGCCCGAGGCCCCCCCTTCGGGGCCTACAGCTCCTTGACGCGGATGTCCCGGTACGAGACCACGTCCGTGGTTCCGTGCACCTGGAGTCCGATGTAGCCGGAGGCGAACCGTCGCCCGTCCGTGCCCGGGTCGTCCGAGCGGGCCGGGGTGAAGTCCTGACCGCCGGTGTTGTCGAACTCGTTGATCAGCACACCGTTGCGGTAGACCGAGTAGTGCTGGTCGACCACCCGGATCTCGTAGTCGTTCCAGGTGCCCTTCTGGGTGACGCCGGCACCGGCGAGCCCCACCCGGTCGAAGCCGTAGACCGACCCCGTCTTGTACATGTCGCCGTCGGGGCGGTCGAACACCTGCACCTCGTGCCCGTACTTGATGGCGGCCCACTCCGGCCGCGACTCCTCCGGGTGGTCGAGGACCCACGGGAACCGCACGAACACACCGGAGTTGGCGTTCCCGGTACCCGGAGCGTCGTCACGCCACTGGAGCTTGAGCGAGAAGTCGCCGTACCTGCGCTCCGGGAACCACAGCATGCCCAGCCCGTCCCGCGTGGTGCCCGAGGTGATCGACCCGTCCGGGTTCTGCGCGAACGAACCGCCGCCGACCTGCTGCCACTTGGCGAAGGACTCCGCCGTACCGTCCAGGATCGTGCGGTACCCCTCGGTCTGGCCGGGCTTGCCGAGCCCCGAGTCGCGGGCCGCCTGCTGGATCGCGTCGTATTCGCGCTGGTCGAGTGCCCCCTCCTTGAGCAGCTTGTCCAGGACGGTCTTCACATGCTTGAGGAACAGCGCGTGGGACGTCCACTCCTTCTCGTCCTCGACCAACTCGCCTATCCGGCACCGGTTGTTGGTCACCCGGTTGCGGACACCCGAGTCGACCGTACCGACGATCACCGTCAACCGCTCGTCGAACTCAGGGCAGTTGGGAGCGGGCACTGAGCCACCGGCCACCACCATGAAGCTCGCCGTGCGGGCGGCGGAGGTGTTGCCGGCCTTGTCGCTCGCCCGGTACGCCACGGTGTGCGCACCCACGCGATCGACCACCACGGGAGCCGTGTACGCCAGGTACGGTCCGGCGTCGAGCGAGTACTCGATCCGGTCGACCCCCGAACCGCCCTCGTCCGTCGCGCTCACGGTCACCTTGGCACTGCGGACGTACGCCCCGTCGGAGTTGCGCGTGCCGTCGACGGACACGCCCGTCACCGGCGCAGTGGAGTCCTGCGGGGCCGCCGCGACCACCGTGAACTGCACGCTCTTCTCGGCGGACACGTTGCCCGCCTTGTCGGTGGCCCGGAAGCGGACGGTGTGGGCGCCGACCTGGTGCACCATCACCGGGGCGGTGTACGGCTGCCAGGCGCCGGACCCGACCGCGTACTCGACGGTGTTGACCCCGGAGCCGGTGTCGGAGGCGCTGACGGTGACCGTGGCCATGTCGACGTAGGTCCCGTCGGCGTTCTGCTCACCGCTCACCGTCGCCGAGGTCTCCGGCGCCGTCGTGTCGTCGGAGGACGGTGCGACGACCGTGAACTCGACGCTCTTCTCCGCCGACACGTTGCCGGCCTTGTCAGTGGCCCGGTAGCGGACTCTGTGACTGCCGACCTGGTCGACGACGACGGGCGTGGTGTACGGCAGCCACGCGCCCGTGTCACCGACCGCGTACTGGACGGCGTCGACACCCGAGCCGCCCTCGTCCGTCGCGCTGACCGCCACGCTCGCCGAGCCGACGTACTCGCCCTGCGTGTTCTGCGCCCCGGTGACCTGCGCGGCCGTCGCCGGCGGTGTGGTGTCCTCGCCGCCGCCCTCGGTCACCACGAGGATGCCCTGCATCTGGCCGTGGCCGGGGATCGTGCAGTGGTAGAAGTAGCGGCCCGGGGTGAGGGTGACCTCCGCGGTGTAGCGGCCGCCCTGGGCGTCGTTCGGGTTGGCGAGGATGTTCAGCTGGACGTCGTTGTTGAACTCGGGGTCCGACGTCACGAACGTCAACGTGTGCGGCATCCCGATGGTGTTGCCGGTGGCCACGCTGTTCTCGAAGACGATCGTCGCCGCGCCCGCCACCGCCGTCACCGGCGCGGAGGTGTACTTGGTGATGTCGTCGCCGGCCGTCCAGGTGAGGACCTGGGCCGCGGCCTGCTCCTGGGACTGCCGGGTCTGCCCCGCCGCGGGCAGCGCCTGCAGCCCGAGCATCACGAGCAGCGCGGCCAGCACAGCCAGGAAGATTCTTCGTCGGCGTGTCACTGCGTCCCCCTCGCCAGCTGATCGGCGGCCGGAGTCGGCCCGCCGCCCGTGTAAGTGACCCGCCACAGCGCCGACTTGGCGTCCGAGGTGAAGAAGCCGCGTCCGTAGTCGAGGACGTACAGCGCGCCGTCCGGACCGAACTTCCAGTCCATGAGGTTCTTGATGCCGTCGTTGCCGATCGGCACGATCTTCTTCAGGGACTCCGAGTGGACCGGCAGACCGCCGTCACCGTGCGTCTTCGGGTCGGTGATCACCGCGTTGCGAGGCTGGTCGGCGTCGTAGAAGTCGCCGACGAACCACTTGCCGTCCCAGTAGGACGGCCACTTCGTCCCGCTGCTGCTCGCCGCGTCGTAGCGGTAGACCGGCCCGTTCATCGCGGCCTGGCCGCCGCCCTTGAGCCACGGCAGCAGATAGCGGGCCTCCTCCTGCTTGTACGAGGGGATGCCGTTCGCGTCACGCGGGAAGTCGGGTGCGCCGCCCTGGGGCGAGTACCAGATGTTGTTGCCGGTGACCGGCGGCACGTTGACCAGTCCGTCGTTGTTCGGCGACTCGTTCTTCGGGTGGTCGCAGTCGTACCAGCCCAGCGGCTTCGACGGGTCCGGCAGATTGCGGTCCCGGTAGGGCTGCTTGTTGCCCATGCAGTACGGCCAGCCACGGTTGCTCGCCTTGGTGATCACGGCGAAGGTGTCGTACTTGGCGGGGCCCCAGGTCGTCGACGGCGCGCTCGCGTCCGGGCCGACCCAGCCCGCGTACAGGGTGTCCGTCTGCTTGTCGACGGAGATGCGCGCCGGGTTGCGGACGCCCATCACATAGATCTCACCGCGCGTCTTGCCGCCGCCCTCGTCGGTCTCCCTGCCGGTGAAGAGGTTCCCGTCGGGCAGCGTGTACGTGCCGTCGGGCTCCGGGTGGATGCGCAGGATCTTGCCGTTGAGGTTGTTGGTGTTGCCGGCCGTGCGGCGCGCGTCGGCGAAGGAGACGCCCTTGTAGTTGGGCTGCGGGTTGTTGCCGGAGTAACCGTCGCTGAAGCCGCTGGAGTTGTTGTCGCCCGTGGCGATGTACAGGTTGCCCTTGGAGTCCCAGGCCATCCCGCCGCCCGAGTGGCAGCAGCTGTGCACCTGCACCGGCCACTTGAGCAGCACCTTCTCGCTGCTCAGGTCCAGCTTGTTGGTGGCGAGGTCGAAGGTGAAGCGGGAGACGCGCCGCTCGGCCATCCGGGTGTCGCGGTTGAGCCCGGAGTGGGGCGTGTAGTGCAGGTACACCCAGCCGTTCTGCTCGAAGCGCGGGTCGAGCTCGATGCCGAGCAGCCCCTCCTCGACCTTGACCAGCTCGTCGCCGCCGCCCTTGTTGCCGAAGACCGTCAACTCGCCGGCCGGCGTGACCTTCTTGGTCTTCGGGTCGTAGACGTGGATCTGACCCTTGCCCTTGCCGATGTCCGGGTTGTTCCAGTCGGTGATGACGGGCTGGGAGGAGTCGGCGCCGCCCCGGCCGATGTAGAGCACCCGGCCGTCGGGCGCGGTGACCAGGCCGTGCGGCTCGCCGATCTGGTCGCTCAGCCCCGGTTTGTTGGGCTGGGTGAGCCGCTCCGCCTTGTAGCTGCCGTTGATCGTCGCCTTGCAGTCGGCCTGCGCCAGCCGGGTGGTCCACAGCAGCGCGCCGCGCAGGTGGGCACGGAAGTCCGTCTCGTCGTACGACGACGCCGTACCGCCCATGCCGGTGTAGAAGGAGCGCCCGCCGTCGTAGTCACGGCACCAACTCACCGGATGATCGGCGCCGTTGGCGCTCGCACCCGGTTGGTACGTCGACTCGCGCACCCGGGCCACGGTGTGCACGTCGCCCGAGGGGTTCTTCGCCCAGTTGAACCACTGGTCGGGGCGCTTCCACTGGACCGGCAGGTCCTTGGTGGCCGGATGCTGCCGGTCTCCGACCTCGACCGTCGCCCGCTGTACGCCCGTTGGGCTGGAGCCGGCCGGGCGGGCGCCGACCAGTCCGGTGAACCAGTCCGAGTACGGCTCCGCGCGGGCCGCGTCATGGATGCCGACGAAACCGCCGCCGGCCTCCATGTAGGCCTCGAGACCCGCCTCCTGTTCCGGGGCGAGGACGTCTCCGCCGCCGGTCAGGAACACGATCGAGTTGAAGCGGCCCAGTTTCGTCTCGTCGGTGAAGACCGAGGCGTCGCTCGTCGCCTCCACCTTGTAGCGCTGGTTCGCCGGGCCGGTCAGCCCGATCCTCTCGATCGCCTCGATCCCGGCGTTGACGACGGGGGACTCGTCCCCGGCCGCCGCGGATCCGTGGAAGATCAGTACGCGTACGTTCGAGCCACCCGGCGGTGACTTCACCGACATCGTTGTCAGGGGCGGCTCCGGGTCCGGACGCGCGGTGGCGGTCGGTCCCGACAGCAGTCCGGCGGCGACGGCCCCGGTGGCCACCGTGGCCACCCAGGCCCGTCTTCTGGTGTTTCTCGCGCCTGCGGTGTTCAAGCCTCGTAAGTGCATGGGCGCCTCCTCGGTCACGGCGACAGCGCCATGGAAGCTAGACCCGTTTGCGCGGCTCGCCAATACCTATGACCGGAAAAGCACGAACTTTGTCCTGAGTGTGGATAAACTGCCGCGAGGCCGCTACGGTCGCACAGGTTCGTCACAGGCACTGCTCCGCAAGTTCCGTCTCACGGTGGGGAGTTCCGCATGGACAGACGTCGCTTCACCCAGCGGGTGCTGCTGGGCGGCGCGGTCGCCGCGACATCGTTGTCCCTCGCGCCCGAGGCGGCGAGTGCCGGCTTGCCGGCGTCGACGGCCCAGGCGGGGGGCGAGGTCAGGCACATCAAGCTCTACGCCGAGAAGCTGGCCGACGGGCAGCTGGGCTACGGCCTCGCGAAGGGGAAGGCGACGGTCCCCGGACCGCTCATCGAACTCAACGAGGGCGACACCCTGCACATCGAGTTCGTGAACACCCTGGACGTGGCGGCGAGCCTGCACGTGCACGGCATGGACTACGAGATCACCAGTGACGGCACGAAGCTGAACAAGAGCCACGTCGAGCCGGGCGGCACCCGCACCTACACCTGGCGCACCCATGCGCCGGGCCGGCGCGCGGACGGCACGTGGCGGGAGGGCAGCGCGGGCTACTGGCATTACCACGACCACGTCGTGGGGACGGAGCACGGGACCGGTGGTATCCGCAAGGGTCTCTACGGGCCGGTGATCGTCCGCCGTCAGGGCGACGTGCTGCCGGACATGACCCACACGATCGTCTTCAACGACATGATGATCAACAACAAGTTCGCCCACTCCGGCCCGAACTTCGAGGCCACGGTGGGTGATCGGGTCGAGTTCGTGATGATCACGCACGGCGAGTTCTACCACACCTTCCACATGCACGGTCATCGCTGGGCGGACAACCGCACGGGCCTGCTCACCGGGCCCGACGACCCCAGCCGGGTCGTCGACAACAAGATCGTGGGACCCGCCGACTCCTTCGGCTTCCAGCTGATCGCGGGGGAGGGTGTCGGAGCGGGCGCGTGGATGTACCACTGCCATGTCCAGAGCCACGCCGACATGGGGATGGTGGGGCTGTTCCTGGTGAAGAAGAAGGACGGGACGATTCCGGGGTACGAGCCGCACGGGCATGGCTGACGGCTCCCGGCCAGGCGGACGCGGTGCTCGGGTCGGCGTGTCCGCGAGGCCCTTCCGGTAGCGTCGAGAGCGCTCTCACGCCGGTGCTGCGGCCGGGACTATCCTGAGCGGCACCCACCGACGAGGAGCCGCAAGTGACCGAGACCGTGCCGCGTCCGACGCTGGAGGCCGTGGCCGCACTGGCCGGGGTCTCGCGGGCCACCGTCTCCCGTGTGGTCAACGGCGCTGACGGGGTGCGGGAACCGCTGGTCGAGCGGGTCCGGCGGGCGGTCGAGGAACTCGGGTACGTTCCCAACCAGGCCGCCCGCAGCCTGGTGACGAACCGCCACGACGCGATCGCCGTGGTCGTCGCCGAACCGGAGACCCGGGTCTTCGCCGACCCCTTCTTCGCCCTGCAACTGCGCGGCATCAGCAAGGAGTTGACGGTCCACGACAACCAGCTGGTGCTGCTACTCACCGAGGGCCGCGACGACCACGCCCGGGTCGGCCGCTATCTCGCCGGCGGCCATGTCGACGGGGCGCTGGTGTTCTCGCTGCACCTCGACGATCCGCTGCCCGGACTGATCCGCCGGGCCGGCGTCCCGACCGTCTTCGGAGGCCGCCCCGGCTGGGACGACGGCAGCGGCGACGGCGTGGTGTACGTCGACAGCGACAACCGCGGCGGCGCCCGCGAGGCCGTACGTCATCTCGTCGGTCTCGGGCGCACCCGCGTCGCCCACATCACCGGCCCCCTCGACCAGACATCGGCGGCGGACCGGCTCGACGGGTTCCGGGACGTCGTGCCCGACAGCGACCCGCGGCTCGTCGTGAACGGCGACTTCACGCCGGCCGGCGGTGAGCGGGCGATGCGGGAACTCCTCGACCGCCGGCCCGACGTGGACGCCGTGTTCGCCGCCAACGACCTCACCGCCGCCGGGGCCCTGCGGGTGCTGCGCGACCGGGGGCGGCGGGTGCCCGACGACGTGGCTGTGATCGGCTTCGACGACATGCTGCCCGTCGCCGAACAGACCGATCCGCCGCTCACGACGGTCCGTCAGGACATCGAGGAGATGGGCCGGTTGATGGCCCGGTCGTTGCTGCGCGGCCTCGACCACCG encodes:
- the ligD gene encoding non-homologous end-joining DNA ligase translates to MGAAVELEAGGRTVRLSSPDKIFFPERGFTKLDLARYYQAVGPGILRALRDRPTTLERYPDGVAGESFFQKRAPKNMPDWIPTAHITFPSGRSADEMCPTEEAAVLWAAQFGTLTFHPWPVRRDDVDRPDELRLDLDPQPGTDYDDAVRAAHELRAVLDEFGGLRGWPKTSGGRGLHVFVPIEPRWTFTQVRRAAIAVGREMERRMPDHVTIKWWKEERGARIFVDYNQTARDRTIASAYSVRPRPHAPVSAPLRWEEVGTAHPRDFDIATMPARFAELGDVHADMDDHRFSLDALLDLARRDEHDHGLGDLPYPPEYPKMPGEPLRVQPSRAKKGAPLAADPPEAPPSGPTAP
- a CDS encoding DUF1080 domain-containing protein; the protein is MLGLQALPAAGQTRQSQEQAAAQVLTWTAGDDITKYTSAPVTAVAGAATIVFENSVATGNTIGMPHTLTFVTSDPEFNNDVQLNILANPNDAQGGRYTAEVTLTPGRYFYHCTIPGHGQMQGILVVTEGGGEDTTPPATAAQVTGAQNTQGEYVGSASVAVSATDEGGSGVDAVQYAVGDTGAWLPYTTPVVVDQVGSHRVRYRATDKAGNVSAEKSVEFTVVAPSSDDTTAPETSATVSGEQNADGTYVDMATVTVSASDTGSGVNTVEYAVGSGAWQPYTAPVMVHQVGAHTVRFRATDKAGNVSAEKSVQFTVVAAAPQDSTAPVTGVSVDGTRNSDGAYVRSAKVTVSATDEGGSGVDRIEYSLDAGPYLAYTAPVVVDRVGAHTVAYRASDKAGNTSAARTASFMVVAGGSVPAPNCPEFDERLTVIVGTVDSGVRNRVTNNRCRIGELVEDEKEWTSHALFLKHVKTVLDKLLKEGALDQREYDAIQQAARDSGLGKPGQTEGYRTILDGTAESFAKWQQVGGGSFAQNPDGSITSGTTRDGLGMLWFPERRYGDFSLKLQWRDDAPGTGNANSGVFVRFPWVLDHPEESRPEWAAIKYGHEVQVFDRPDGDMYKTGSVYGFDRVGLAGAGVTQKGTWNDYEIRVVDQHYSVYRNGVLINEFDNTGGQDFTPARSDDPGTDGRRFASGYIGLQVHGTTDVVSYRDIRVKEL
- a CDS encoding ThuA domain-containing protein, which translates into the protein MHLRGLNTAGARNTRRRAWVATVATGAVAAGLLSGPTATARPDPEPPLTTMSVKSPPGGSNVRVLIFHGSAAAGDESPVVNAGIEAIERIGLTGPANQRYKVEATSDASVFTDETKLGRFNSIVFLTGGGDVLAPEQEAGLEAYMEAGGGFVGIHDAARAEPYSDWFTGLVGARPAGSSPTGVQRATVEVGDRQHPATKDLPVQWKRPDQWFNWAKNPSGDVHTVARVRESTYQPGASANGADHPVSWCRDYDGGRSFYTGMGGTASSYDETDFRAHLRGALLWTTRLAQADCKATINGSYKAERLTQPNKPGLSDQIGEPHGLVTAPDGRVLYIGRGGADSSQPVITDWNNPDIGKGKGQIHVYDPKTKKVTPAGELTVFGNKGGGDELVKVEEGLLGIELDPRFEQNGWVYLHYTPHSGLNRDTRMAERRVSRFTFDLATNKLDLSSEKVLLKWPVQVHSCCHSGGGMAWDSKGNLYIATGDNNSSGFSDGYSGNNPQPNYKGVSFADARRTAGNTNNLNGKILRIHPEPDGTYTLPDGNLFTGRETDEGGGKTRGEIYVMGVRNPARISVDKQTDTLYAGWVGPDASAPSTTWGPAKYDTFAVITKASNRGWPYCMGNKQPYRDRNLPDPSKPLGWYDCDHPKNESPNNDGLVNVPPVTGNNIWYSPQGGAPDFPRDANGIPSYKQEEARYLLPWLKGGGQAAMNGPVYRYDAASSSGTKWPSYWDGKWFVGDFYDADQPRNAVITDPKTHGDGGLPVHSESLKKIVPIGNDGIKNLMDWKFGPDGALYVLDYGRGFFTSDAKSALWRVTYTGGGPTPAADQLARGTQ
- a CDS encoding multicopper oxidase domain-containing protein; this translates as MDRRRFTQRVLLGGAVAATSLSLAPEAASAGLPASTAQAGGEVRHIKLYAEKLADGQLGYGLAKGKATVPGPLIELNEGDTLHIEFVNTLDVAASLHVHGMDYEITSDGTKLNKSHVEPGGTRTYTWRTHAPGRRADGTWREGSAGYWHYHDHVVGTEHGTGGIRKGLYGPVIVRRQGDVLPDMTHTIVFNDMMINNKFAHSGPNFEATVGDRVEFVMITHGEFYHTFHMHGHRWADNRTGLLTGPDDPSRVVDNKIVGPADSFGFQLIAGEGVGAGAWMYHCHVQSHADMGMVGLFLVKKKDGTIPGYEPHGHG
- a CDS encoding LacI family transcriptional regulator, coding for MTETVPRPTLEAVAALAGVSRATVSRVVNGADGVREPLVERVRRAVEELGYVPNQAARSLVTNRHDAIAVVVAEPETRVFADPFFALQLRGISKELTVHDNQLVLLLTEGRDDHARVGRYLAGGHVDGALVFSLHLDDPLPGLIRRAGVPTVFGGRPGWDDGSGDGVVYVDSDNRGGAREAVRHLVGLGRTRVAHITGPLDQTSAADRLDGFRDVVPDSDPRLVVNGDFTPAGGERAMRELLDRRPDVDAVFAANDLTAAGALRVLRDRGRRVPDDVAVIGFDDMLPVAEQTDPPLTTVRQDIEEMGRLMARSLLRGLDHRTTGQEGDTPTGVVLPTTLVRRASA